Part of the Acropora palmata chromosome 10, jaAcrPala1.3, whole genome shotgun sequence genome, GTTGAATGTCTTATTTTTTATGTATCCGATGATTTCCTTGTATACTAATGTGGCGGCATCCATGCCCCAGATGAAATCCAGGTGGTTCCACTTTGGAATTTCCACACTGTGAATCAGGTTTTGTAGCTTGGGAATCAAGTTTTCCACATCTTTAGGATCAGCCAGCCAGTCATTTTCTCCGTAGTACAAAGCCACTGGTACTTTCATCTCCTCCGGATCATATAACGGAGCCTTGAACTGGATAGAAACGACAAAACACGGAACttaaagtatttttttctccagCTTCTCAGCGACCCGCAATCCTAAACCTTTGAGTCTGACTGGCTAATTTCACGCGCTCCAGCGGTCCGGACCCGAGTACGGACCACTCCGAATTTTCCAACTTTAGCAActtttcaagctttttgtaACAGCCTTAAAAGCGTCGTAAACGacgtaaaatgtaaatattttatagAGATTCAAACAATAGCGAAATTGAGTTTTGTTGTCCTGACGAGGATTTTGGACATTTGAGGACCTTTCACAGGAATCCCGTAGAGGAAAATAAACACGTTATTTGCCGGCCTACGTCGGTGCGTATTGGCAGAAACTACGCAGGCCGCAGACCGAGGGTCATACTCGAGAGGCCATACTCGAGACCACGGACGGCAAATAACATGTATACACTTTCAAATCTCGAGTGATTTAATAGTCAACTAATCGTGGTGGCCACCATGTAAAGGGTGACAACGCAACGCAAAAGGCGGGGTGGAGTTCACTCtaccaacaaactcaaattACATATCATGGTGAAGAGACTGCAATCAAACCTTGGACTCAAGGAGGCGGGCAAATTTTATCAAACTCTTGCGACCCAGGGCGCGAACCGAGCTCTCCCCGTCATGATTTATTCATCTACCTTCAGAATTCACGAATAAACACTAAATAGTTGCAAAATTCTAAGGAATAAAAAGCCAGCGAAAAACGTAAACACCGTGGAAGTCTAATTGAAACAGGAATGCTCACAATAGCTGAAGACATTTCCTGTATATTAATGCTAATAGTTTCAGGCATACCTGTCCATAGTGAATTTTATTCCCTAAATAACCATAATCAtacatttgaaatgttttggaaTCAACCATCTGTCGATAACAatggaaaacaaggaaataagcaaataaaattaagcAAATGTCAGGAAAAACTCAAGTTTCTCAACAGAGTTATGTTAGCAGTGAAAcggagaaaaaaagacaaaaaattaacCGGGAAAATTCAACCATCAGCCATAAAAATTTGTAGTCGTAAAACAATTTGTTGGGAACGATTTCTCATTGTGCGAAACGCCAAGAATAATTGTCTATGCTGTCAGTTTGTGGAATCAAGCGATGTGGAATCAGTTTTTTCCCACGCGATGTAAAGTTGTGAAGTAAATGCACCTAAAGATAGAGTGAATACCTGAAACCAATGGATCATGTTCTTTACTGATGTCCCAGCGGGTGTATGCGTGTAATACACTGGAAGTCGAGTCTGGTGTGGAAATAGAAGGCataaaataataagaatacAAAGATGAGACCGCCAAAGTCATTGGTCATCGTGTTCAGATAGTCCTAGCTGTGAAAAAGCCAATAACCTACCAATAAATCCCAAATCTAGACTTTGCTGACCATTTCTAAAGCGTGATGTCTTATCCAGGGTGGCAAATTTATCAAACAATCATTTATGCTGTCCATATCTCGGTACACTGCTATGTTACATGTCACACTTTTTCTTCCTTCGCCCACTGGACACAATAGAGTTGCTACCATTTGCGTTTCCTTGAGTTCTGGAGTAGTGgtcctcttggtttttgttCCTTCTTTAGCTCCTGTCTTCTGATATTTTTCCAAACTAATGGCGCTTCCCGTTTGTTACAGTGCTCCCTAaccccaatttttttctcagtattaattttcaaaaaaaaaaaaaacttattacTAGCTATTTATTCATCACTTGATAATGGGGTTTCGATGACTTCGAAACGTCGTGAAAATAAAAGTCTAGTCAGTCTCCTATGTTTTTCTTTactaattgaaaaaagaatcaagttgGATCAAGTCGATCCATCAAATCCTCACAAATCTGTGAAGGTTTGAAATTGTGATGTTTCCGTTCATGGCCGCGTGAAAGGAGGTCTGAAATCTAATATAGTTGTGACGTCAGCACGGGAAGCCAATTGCTTCACTTTTGAGACGCTCGTGCGATCAACTGGAGTTCATATGAAGTGTGTGGCCTTAAAATCTCTTTCATTTACCTTCAGGCTcagaaaacatttgaaatcaGCAAAAATGTCGATTGGCAGCAACACACTTATTGGACAAACTTTTCTTCCTCTCTGTGGTCTCTCGGCATCTCTCTGTGTGAAAATTAATTCCCCAGCTGACGTCACAGACCAGACTTCGACCCAATCTCCGGTAATCTCGACGGTGAACTAAAGTGGCGCatacttttaaaattttgaaaattcacagAAAATTGAGGAAATAACTTATAACTATAGTCTTTTTACCTACATGATTAGGAACAAAAGAATTCTTTGACGgctaacaaaaaatatttaggGTTAGGTGCACTTTAAAACGGATGGGCCAGTCCCCAAACGGAAAGTGGCCGTTCTGCCGGACTGAGAGAGCTACTTATGAACATGCTTCCGGAGTAGGGTCATTTTGCCCAGAAACAGCTCTCAGTTCGGTTTTCCTTACCTGGTTCAAACCGTCGTAATCAAAACCGCACAGCAAGAATAACAGATCAACGCAAACGTGTTTATATATGTCGTTTGAACAGAATTCTTTTCCAAGCCTTCGAATCATCGGAGTGGATGAAAGGAAGTCACGTTCACCCAACATTGCGTGCACAatcttgaggaaaaaaaagataaaattataaataacgCTCATTAATTAACTCAAGCTCGTCGCCTTCTAATTAAAAAGCGATCGGAGCGGTCGTGGGAGCTAGGTACCAGATAAGTGAATAGTGCATTTCACGTGTTCTGATCGGCCGGTTTCAAAGGGATTTTGTAATCAACTACGAGAATTCCCCTTTAAGCAGCAATAAGTTTCAAGTAGCTGAAGGAGGACTAAAAATGTAACGTTTCTAGAAAGGTTTTGTTCCATTAGCTCCTCTCTTAGACTGCTGCAACTTAATTAATAAGTATACTCAGTTGGGTGTTTTTGTTCGCTAACTTGACTATTGCTTTCTTAAACCTTTCCCCCTTTGGTCTAGCGGAACAAGTTAATAGGTCATGTTCAGCGGTATGATTGGCTACAGCTAATTCTTATCCACTTTGTCTCCTCTTAACGGTTCTTCAACCGAATGTGATTGTGGGCAGTAAGGAGTGAAAGCGTTTAGTTGAAACTGAACTGTAGAGTGCACCTTAGGAGCATTAAGGCAGACTTTCAAATTCAATCAGTTGTACGGGTGTGGTGTCATTCTTTGAAAGCCTTTGGAAGCTAGTTCATTTATGTAATGCGTTTAATACATGTACCGATATTTCAATAGAGTTTTGGACCAGCAACTTCAATGGTCCCTTTGCATACGCCACAGTTGTCACTGGTGCCAGAGCGAAGAACGTCTTCACCATTTTGGCCATCTCTTCATTTCCGGAAAACCCGGCAAAACCGATGGCGGTTCCTTGGGAATGGCCAACGTAATACAACGAAGATTTTGATGTCTTTGTCGTCACAAATTTCAACATTGCAGGAAGGTCGTATTTAACCATCTCGTCCCAGCTGCAAAATAGATATAGCATTGCTTAAGTTAGTCCCATCCATTCCCGCTTGTGAAAGAAAGTCGTTGTAATATCATTTACTAAGATGGTACGCGGGTCTCCTTTGTTTTCCTgctaaagctggaaaatttCTGCCTCTAAGAAATGACATGTTGTTTGTGTTAATTAATAACTAACGTTTTACATCTATCGCACAACTGCGGCATTTGAGACTGGGATCCGAAAAGAAGAAGTGCTCGTAAAAGTGTCCAAAAAGACTTCGCATTAAACTTTTTTAATCTAGGGGACGCAAATGACCTCAGAAATTTCGCTTGACGGCTTACTCTTTATGATGGGGTGATCTACATAACTGGGTTTGCTCTGAAAATGGCAAACTTGATACTGGCCGATTGTCCTACATTTTAAGTCGGTATTTACCTTTTTCAGATTTCTGTTAAAGCAACAACTAGAAGAAccacaaaaatttaataccTGAAATCCcaaaatttatttgaattcGTTTTGTACTTGATGTGACGAAGGCCATAGGTGTTTCCTCGTACGTTGCCCATCCAAACATCAAATCCCGCGTCAGCCAGAAGGAAGGCAAAACTTTCATTGGGCAAATTGGTGATCCAGTTGGATGCAGAACACAGCAGGCCATGCTGGAGGAACACTACCTCCTTTGGTGGACATCCGTGTATGTCACATGAGTCCTCCACTCTCCCTGCCGGTATTCTCTGAATGTAGAGAAGGTAACCATCTTCTGTTTGAACTGTGTATTCCTCTGCTGGGTATCCATGATGACGAATAATCTCGGTCTGCAGAAGGAATGCGTGCACGGTTAGTGAATGGGAAACTGAGGTGAAGAAGTGAAGAGCATTTGTCCATCAGTTTCCCCATTGTGGACTTTGCTCTGGAGACTTTAGCCTTGTGAAGTTTGGCCCTAATGTTTTTTCCGTCGTGAAATTACCTTGCGAATTAATGCAGGCCCTGCTTTTTAGAGCAAAGTCATGTTGAAACACCGGGAAATGGGATGCTTGCGAGGCTCTTAATACGGTCCTCGAACTTTGACCCACATTTGTTACTCAATGACAATTGATTTTAGATGAGATCTCTGGTTGGAGGTGTGATCAAGAAAGTCGCACTCTCTGCAGTCCTTAGTCATTTGAATGTTGGTGAAGTCGAGGATTTTAGGATAATATTCTTTTCCCTTTTATTTGAAGGTCCATAAAATTGATGAGCAACTTTCGACGAGCTTGTATGAATTAGAGAGATGTATGAATTAGAGAGATGTATGAAATAGAGAGAtgaatttatctttttttagaCGGTATATAGTTTCCCACTTTGTACCGCCCAGATTTATGTGATGGCCTctcgacaaaaaaaaaaaacgaacaaacaaagaaaagaagtctTGTGCTTGGACCTAGAAATATTTGAGACGACCGGTTGACTTAGTGCTGCTGAGCACTGCCACGAACAGTCGCCTGATCATTTATAAAATACTTAACTCCACTGCCCGCGTTTCCCCTATTCTCTCGCGTAACAACAATAGACAGATTCATCTTAGTTGAATAGGTAAACTGACTGCTACAGTGGGTAGAAAATGCTAGCATCAGTCCCCGTGAATTTATACAGACTCTTGAATCCACGAAAATAGAGCCATCCACTGAAAATAGAGCTTACACAAGAAACACCACGTTTGGCGAAAGCCGGAAGTATAAAAAAAGGCGGGCTTGCAGTCCGTCAGGAAAACCCCCTTTAATTCTTTCGGGGGGAACCTGATGCCTCCCGGAGGCAGTATCAAGCACCTCACAAAGGCCTCGAAGGAGAGCGGCTACAAAACTGTTATACAACGATATCGCTATACCCAAACAGGAACCACTTAGGAAATTGCGCCAAATAATCAGAAGGAGCTGAATCGATCTTAAAATATAACTACGTGTGTGCAGCAACGTCAGCTTTGAATCAATCTCCCCAGTAAAATCCCGCCTATCAGAAGCCGTGTCGCCATGACAACTAACacgtcaaagaaaacaaaaacaatcgTTTGCTACTATTCGTTAAACCGCAGCATACGTCAATATGTGTGGCTGAAATGGTGATTTTCTTGATATATTGTTGCCGTTGAACATTTTAGTCAAGATTGTGGTTGATTTTTCAATCGcggtttcttttctttttagtcACGAGAAGGAATGTTATTCAGATTCAATAACCTTGAGatcgtttttattttcacgGTTAAatagattttgttttctgttttttttttatgtatgtGGAAACATCACGTTCACTCAAAGtattgtaaattattgttttacttAGAACTTTCGTTTCGGGTTTGTAAAAGTTTTGATGCCTTTCAAAACTGTGTAGCAAAAGTTTTATCTCGAGTACCAGACCTTTTTTCGTAGTCGGCATTAAACCCCACAACTTCAAATCTAATCGAAACGTTATTCAGCCCAGTTGTAAAGACGAGGTTGACAAACCAGTAAGATGCCTGGACGTACCCCGGGTTCTATTGCCTGCTTTGAGATTCTTGGTGGTTCCGGCCCGACTCCGAGAGTTCTCTATTCTAAACCGTCATCTCCAAACAATTTCTTAGGGGCTGTAAAAATCCACTTTTTAGATACCCAATGGTAAAATCTGACTTATAGTTTGATCTCAGTGAAGAGCAACCTCTGAAATTAGTGGTCCCGTTTATTTACTTGGAAGTGAAGTTTTTAACTCACCACAGTCATATCGACTTCGGGGTCCAACTGATGGTGAGGAAAAATCTCGAAAGCACTTGCTGCGATAAGCACGCTGCATAACGCGGAGATTGATGCGAGATACATGTCTAAGCAGAACTACAGGAATTAGAACCTTAGACTGAACTCACTTTACTTTTCCGAAGTACCTGAGTACTGTTGCTGGATCTTGATTCGAATCCATTTTATAGGCCCGGTGCGGTATCGTCAGGTATCTACCACGTGAGTAATCGGCACCCTCAGAAAGGGTTTTATTTACAGACATCGGTTTGAAATTCGCAGATTATATTTTAAAACGGAAATACTCGCTGTCATTTTGGTGTTACTATAGGAACGGAAGTATACGTTGACGCCTTGTGTATTTTATCGTAACGTATTGTACACACCGAAAGTTTGGCCACCCCCTTTCTATTTACCCGCTATCTTTTGTAATGAAAATGCCCAATGTCTTGTAGGCTTTGCTGTGTAAACTCTAAGCTGGTTCTTCTCGGCTTAGAACCAAAACCAAGGTCATGGGCATGTCCATAAGGCCTATGAACTTTGACAGTGTTTTCAGTGTTAAGCCTAGCCTAACTCTTCAATGAAGCCTTAAAGTTTGATATTTTTACCAAAATTCTCTGGTTGATCTGTGTGTCACTTAATTGATTATTGGCGTCTTTAATCATGTGCGTTCAACTCCAGTTGTTGCTTTTTGAACGATGGACAATTTCAAGACTGCATTTAAAGGAATGATACCTTGCAAATTTCCAGAGGTTGTAGCCTAGTAGCTCCACAATTGCTTTCGGCTCATTTTACTCCTATACACCTCATCTTATTTTAACCCTATACACagagacacacacacacacacacacacacacacacacacacacacacacacacacacacacacacacatcagGGGTTCGTAGAAAAAGCCGTTTTCTCTTCAGTTCTCTTCCTTCTCTTCTTCGTGtggaaaaagacaagaaaagcctgatgaaacaaatttaactAAGGTACATTTAACAATTACTGTGAAGTGAGTGCAGCACAAGACAAAGTTggtttctcttttgtttctgaTCGCTTGTTTAATCTGTTATTTCTACAGAATCgtgtaattttgttgttttgttatattacattttaaatttatggATTTCGTTTGGTGCTATAAGCAACCATGCATTCTTATCGAGTATGTTTACAAAAAGcaagaagcaaagaaaaaaaaaaacaatcttaTGAAGTGAtgagaaataattttcat contains:
- the LOC141893675 gene encoding gastric triacylglycerol lipase-like, translating into MYLASISALCSVLIAASAFEIFPHHQLDPEVDMTVTEIIRHHGYPAEEYTVQTEDGYLLYIQRIPAGRVEDSCDIHGCPPKEVVFLQHGLLCSASNWITNLPNESFAFLLADAGFDVWMGNVRGNTYGLRHIKYKTNSNKFWDFSWDEMVKYDLPAMLKFVTTKTSKSSLYYVGHSQGTAIGFAGFSGNEEMAKMVKTFFALAPVTTVAYAKGPLKLLVQNSIEISIVHAMLGERDFLSSTPMIRRLGKEFCSNDIYKHVCVDLLFLLCGFDYDGLNQTRLPVYYTHTPAGTSVKNMIHWFQMVDSKTFQMYDYGYLGNKIHYGQFKAPLYDPEEMKVPVALYYGENDWLADPKDVENLIPKLQNLIHSVEIPKWNHLDFIWGMDAATLVYKEIIGYIKNKTFN